agctttattttttttttcttttttttctgtcttcttttttttttttgttctttaCACGGTCATCGTCTGTGATATGCCCTCGGGGGTGCCCCACTATCTTCCGCATCTCCAAGTCACTTCCATGGGACTCATGAACAATCCACATGACACCTAAACTTTGACGTGGGCTATTTTTCTAGACAGTGTCGATGTCTCCAGCCAAAAAGTTTTTTCAGTCGATTGGGTAATTGTGCCCGGTAGTTGTGCCCGGTAGGTGGTGTCACTGTCTGGACACTGGTTGCAATTCCCACTGCTCGCATCACAGTCTTGTGGAGCACCCCAGAGTTTCATCAAATGCTACCTGTTCCATCAAATGCTACGTCAGAAAAAGACATCTCATCAAATACTTGAGCTACACCCCGTGGAAATCGCTGATGTCATCAATTTCGGTACTGCTTTACAGCATAGACTTACTCATGTCGTTAAAGCTGGGACCACTCAACAGTAGCATCTCCAGATCGTTTTTGTGTCCGGTTTGTGTCCAGTTGCCAAATCCTCGGGGATGCCAGCCAGAGAAGGGGAACCCCCAACAAATCACGCCCTCCCCCATGAACTCAGTGTGTGGCTTTTGACAGGCATCGGCCGCTTCGCCTGTCATTATAGTGTCTGCCGCTGGTCTGCGTAGCGTAAGCGTAGCAGGACAATGTGAAAATTGCGATGCTGTGAGTCCCAGGCAACTACTTCATATACACTGGTTCGGGCTGTTTTCACTTAGATTTTTTCGTCCTCTGTTTAAATTCCTCAGACCTGCTTGATTTCTATAAGTTCGGCCTTATTCGGCACTTGGCCTATGCGATGAGCTCTGCAAGTGGGCGCCCGCTAACTTGTCAGCCGCTTCGTCTAACTCTGCGATTTTCAGCCGGCATTCTACACTGTTACTAAAAGGCCATTCATTGTCAGCCAGAGGCAGCCGTATCCAGATACAGCGGCGCCTCTTCGACAGACCATACAGTAATATCTATAAAAGGGGCATTTCAGGGCGTAAAGGTCTTCAGCCACGCAGCGCACCACGTCGACCGGTCACCAGTCAAAGCAATTGGTGCCAATGCTTcacgaaaaagaaaacaaaccATGATTATAAGGCAAGACAGACGGTGCTGATCCAAAAGCAAGACAATGGTAAATAAATCTTCATCTACAGTCTCGAGCCTCTAACTAGCTCCTGGGAGACAAGTCAGAATACCGCAACTTCAAGCAGTATGGGCACATCATGTGGCGGCATCGCAGACAGGTAAATCTCGAGGCAGGCTCCACCACAACAGGATGGTTTTCAAAGTACCCCAACACCTCGTTGGGCTTGCCCTCGCCAGAAGGCTCCAGCCGTAGCACGCCGTACGCCTGGCCACAGTCACAGCAGTACCACTGGCATATTCTTGTGTCGGACTGCGACGAGAAAGGCAAATGTGAGTGCGTTCGAAGCTTCACGTTGTTCATTGTGAAATGGTTGAAGCTTTCGGAAAGTGGCGAGGTAATTGTGGAAATTGTGGATATTAAGGTGGAGGGAAGAAGGGGGGAAACGCTAAGGGTATCTGCCTCCGATGTGATTATGGTGTAGCGTTACTTGGGCCGCggttggttgcaaatgtgTGCAACAATGAACGGAGCGAccaataaaaaaaaaaaaaaatctgaACACTAATCAAAAGAGCGTGTAGTCCAGTCTTTTGATACCTCTGTATTCTGTGGTCGTAACACTGTGTAACTCTGTAGTCGAGACTTTAGAAGAATCCGTAATCGTTTCTCAACTCAGTTGTCCTTGTAAGTATTCTTGGGCGTCTCAACGGGCTGTAAATATCCACCGGTATCACgtttgaaggtgaagctTGAAGGAGTATATGCTAACGTAAGCTGAAGCTTGAAACCACAGTAAAACTCGTAAACGGTGCAAACGTCAAAGTGTCAAATAACAAATCAACAAGAGTCTCAAAAACAGCATCTCTGCGTCTTATAAGGCGTCTCTCGATGCTTTCACTTGCCCCCGCCAGGTACCAATCTAGACCTCCTCCCGGGCGCACCCACCTTGCACTGCACCAcgcacaaaaaaaaacctgAATGGGTCCAgtgaaaagagaaagaacaCTGAGTACACACTCAAGAAACCGCACAGGGCAGGCAAACTTTGGGTTAAGGCCCAGCCCAGCCCAGCCCAGCCCAGCAGGCCAGTTCCCGCAACCGCCGAATACATTTCTCCAGGTACCCACTTTGCGCCATACGGTTTCTGCTTGCAATGCTCGCTTTTGCCGGCGCCGCCTTGAGGCTGGAGGCTGAAGgctggaaaaaaaaaaaaaaggcccATTCCAGCCATAGGTTGGGTCATTTTCGCTCGATGCGGCAGGCCCGCAGCGCACCCGTCGCATGAAATCGCTGCGGTTGCAGCGTTCTAGAGCTGAAAAAACCTGGCGTAGGGCGAGCGAAttgctgcgaaaaaaaagggtCTACCGAGCTCAGGCAGGCAACGCGGCGGAGGCCACGGAAGTGATGCTGTCGGTGTTGCCGAGATGGACTGTTTGATGAAATCTGTAGAATTTGCTGGAAAAAAGTCTGTTTGACTCTCCATTATGCTGATTCATTTCTTCGTGCACTTGACTCTGCGTAAGCTTCACCAGGTTCTTTCGCAATTGTCTGTCTGCGCCTGCCACTGCCGTTGCGGGTCCTGCGGAAGCCTGGGGATCCCCCTGGATAATGGAGCTAAGGTGGGACCCAGACACCCGCCAGAACCTTTGTTGGAGGGGTTTCgttcatttcttttcttttgttttgttttttttctttttgtcaatgagcttgacaCTTTGTTTTGTGGCcttccttgatggccaGGGGCCACCCGGGGTCACCATGCAAGGTTTACCGATGCATTATGGTAGGTCTGCTCGTGAGACACTGTTGGGGTATCTCAGGACCATCTTGCGCGAAtgaatggttgcaaaatgtccTCAGATCCCCAGGCTGGAAAATtaataaaaaataaaaaatataaaaaaaaataaaagaagaCCTGGCAGTGGTCGGCCTCGGCGGTGCCTGACTTTCAATCTTTGAAAACCCGTAAAGGCACGGCACGTATTGTTTCTGTCGGTTTGTCTGGGCCGTTCGTCTGGACGTCTGCAGTCTATCTTGCTCCAGGTACACACACATCCATCCCTTCGATAACCGGGGCATCATCGTGGCTGCGATCTCTTATGCAAAGCCTAATCCAGATCAGAGCGTTAACGCTTTTTGCCACACTTTCCTGTGGGCTCTCCACGGGGCCAGCTTATTCTTTGCGGATCCTTCGGCCCACTTGTGGCAATGCAGCTGTCTGTAGACGGACTAAGGTGGATGTTGGTCATATCTCTTGCGTAGTGGTTCTGGATCATGCCTCTGCTCCTGTCCCGATATCTGGAGTCCACTTGAGACGGTTCGCTTATCTTTCCATTGTCAGCAGTAAAGTTGTTTCCAGAACCCCTTCTTCGCCACTaaaagcttctcctccaTCACAAGCCTTTCACTGCCTCTACTGCTCTTGCGCCGACTTCTCCTCGGCCAACGTGCCTCGAAGTGTCTTCACCTCTCGAAAACACCCCACAGGCACTATCCCCTCGTCGTTTCCCCTTGTGAGGATAACCCCGTTTGCAGACTTGTAAAAAACTAGCCCTGTCTCTTTGCACTTGTCCAAGTCTAAGTAGATCAACACATTGCAGCTCTTGCGGATCCCCAGATGGCTCCACTCAGCGTCTGATGTGAAGTGGATATGGTTTCTCAGCATTTTACAGAGACCTCCGCGTGTGTAGATGGCGTCTAGCTTGTTGGCAAATGTGCCATGGTACACGTTTCCAGGCATCTCTTCGTATGGCAATGGCTCCATGTTTTCCTCAGTCACGAGGCCAAGAGAATGTCCCTGATTGGCGCAAATATACGTCTTCCCATCTTCTCGAGTCTCCAAAGTGAATCGcttcttgtcgttttcGGCCACAATGGTTTTAATCTCTTCTGCAGAAGCTCGGTGAGTTTTGATCCTGGGATGCTTGAGAATGGCTGAAAGCTCTACGAAACCTCGGCTATCAATGGGGAGGTTCTCCTTGACTGCACCGTGTCGAAGAAGGTACAGCAAAGCCTTGGAGATCTGAACGTGCCGTGGAGCCATTGTAGTTGGTGCGATGTAGCTGATGAGTTCGAAGTTCgcattttcgcagccaaagagtCATAGAGCGATGTGAGGAGGAAGGAAAATGGAGGTACATGAGTGAAATCTGTAATAGTTAACGCTGAACGACAACTTATAATGAGACTTAAATCCCCATGTATTTTGTCTTCCTTGTTTATGCTGAATGTGTGTAGGGTAGTGTGGATACTTACAAGGTATGTTAAGAAACTGTAGTAGGACGCCAGAGTCAAAAAGTAAAATAATCAAGAGCACAATAAAGTCGAAGCTCGAAAGCCAGAGCTTGAAGGCAAAATAATCAGCCACACGTCCCCAGAATCTCATCTCCACTCCCGCCCTTAAGAACATATCACTTTCAGCTGCAATGGCCAACATCCTACAACTTCGTCAGTGTGACCCTATCACCCATTGAACCTTACTATATACAGAGATGTAGTCTATTTGTTATCGCTGCATCTTCTCACTTTGGCGCCAGCGAGAGAGCCcatgttcttcttgttgttctgCTTGATCGTGGCGTTGTCACCCAACTCGGTGCCCTTGtgaaacttcaagaagtagCGGTCGCCTTCCTGTTTTTCAGCTTGCACgatgttcttgacaagGAACTTGGCCACCTCGTTCAAGTCAGTGATGGCCTTGTCAACTTCCTCTTGGTTGGCAAGTGTGCGCTTCTTGTCGAAGCCTTCTCTAATTTTCATTCTCAGCGCCCTCAAGATTTTCTCGTCACCGTTGAACGCCACTCTGGTGGCCCTGAGAGCGGCACGGTATGCCTGCAAGGCGGCCTTGGTCATTAATGCTGGTGATGAGGTTTGTCTTAAATACGAGTGGTTGGAATTGTGCTTCACTGATGGGGCCAACGTATGCAGGAAATACCTTCAAAAAACTATGTCGGTTTTACCAGTGTCAGTGTCGCAAGATCTTTTACATCGAGCTTCTCTATTGCTTCATTCAATTGGGGTGGATAGAACCTCTTCTATTTATAGATGCATTATTCATTACAAGACCAACTTCTCTCTCGAGTAGGCTGGTATGCGCTTGGCCAACTCGATTCCCTCGTTCACACGCAACTTCAGATTCGTGGTGCCATTTGCCATCGTCAAGAGAgcatcaagctcttctctctgtGTGCCAATTTCATGAATActatcaacaacaacagcctTGTTtgctgtcttcttcttgttctgtTTTTTAGTCCCTTCGACTTGCAAAGCTTGGTTTGTGAGAGTCAAATTGTAGCTGTTAGCTCCGAGAGCATCCACCTTGGAAGCGATCACCTGGCTCAACTTCTCGATGACGGGAATGGACCAGTTGAAAAGCCCACCGGCGTCGATGACTGCTTGGACTAAATCCCACGAATTTTTTgtgttcaagttgatgaagactCCAAGCATACGCTCCAACTTTTTGCTGTATTCATCGTACTCAGCAGTCAAGATTTCCAGTAGCTTCTTTGTGATTTGCTGTAACGAAAAATTGCTCACAAGTCTGTCGATCGTTGctctcaagaacatgaACACCAACTGTGTCAGCTTGGCGCTCTCAGGATCCTTATCTAACTCGTCAGCCAATTCAGTCAAGTTATTGAGTTCACTGGCAAGATCATCAATAGAAAGTGCAGAGCACTTCTCAATAGCTGTCTTGAGCAAATTCGGTTCATTGAGCTGACTGAGGAGTAAGAGAAGACCATTGGCATATTTTGAGGTGAAGAGAGGATGGCTTAGAAGATACTCAACAGCGGTTTCTGGTAGGAAGTCATCCTGCAAAATTTGAACTGTGGAATCCTTCGAATCGACAGTGAAAATAAGGGAAAGAATTTGTTCAATTAAAGCGGCATCCACAACTCTGTCTGTGATGGCATGCGTGTATGATTTAGTGTCGTCGTAACCTTGGCCTTTGAAAAACTCGATGATGGCTTTATTGAAGTTTGCGGTATCCgattttgcttcttttaACTTGTTGAGGAATACATTCAATTCTTTGGCTCCAATAGAGTTGTCCCTCATCAAGTTTTGCGTCAGAAGTGAAGGAAAAGCTTTCAAtggcttctccttctcctcctgTGTCTTAAGTGACTTTCCGAGGCACTCTCTCAAAGTGTTTTTGCCAAGTTCAACCTGGATGTAGTTGATTTTGCtggtctttcttttttcgtTGAAGCCCAAGTATAACGCATAAGTCGAGCTGGTGATTTCGGAGTCGCCTTTCGTTGGCAATGCAAAGTTGAGGTATAATTTGATGTTGGTGTTATGCTGGAACAGATCAAGCAAGGAGCTGAACTTGTAATTGACCAAATATAATTTTGATTGATTTGAAAGGAGCAATCTTTCTGGAGCTggagagaaaaagccaTATTCTTGAGcatcatcatttgcaaaaagagGCTCCAAAGAGATGCTTTTCAATGTTGACTGTGGCTTCATGAGCGAGGCCGAAGACACCTCTTTCGaagacttgttgaaggtgtaCAAGACACCGGCTGAAATGGCAAAGAGACAATTGTGGAAACTGTGGCTTTTGAATGTGACATTGTAGATTTCAAATGTTTTACTTCCATCAATGCCAATAAGTCTGCAAGTGTATGACGACAGTTCGTTTAAGCGGGAAATGTAGAATAAAAGGGGATTTTTGTGCTGGAAAGTGTGCACGGACATAAAAGTATGGTATACAACAGTATGTGTTGAGGATCTTGGGAGTGGTGGCAAGCTGGGCAAAGTAGAAGCCACAGCCAAGGTGATATTCTCAGAGCCCGACTCAGTCTTCATTTCTGTATACTCTAGGTGACTGACAGAGCCATCTCTCAAAAGCACATAAATAGACGAGTCAGTGCCAAACATGACGCCCACTGCAGCAACTTCAAGCGGGAATTCGGCCGTGATAGACACTTCAGTGCCGCATCTCTTCACTATCTTCACATACTGCTTTCTGCGCTCACTTAAACCCACGACATACCAGTCGTCCTTCACATCCATGCAGTCAACTATAGTGCTTGACGACAACGGGAACGACCAGACGAGCTTAGGGGTGGGTTTCAACACATAGCTCGAGATGATCAGTTTAGACATGCCTAGATGGATCACATCAGTTTCCTGAAAAGTTAGCCCTTTCTGGCTGTGGGGAAGAACCACACGCTTTTCGACAGGCACATCCGCAATTCGAGGTAGCTCAACGAGCGAAAAGGGGTCGTTCAATTTCGGAAGCATCCCGGTTTACTGTGGTGGTGAAAGAGTGAAGGCTGGAAAGTTGGAGTGCAGGGAAAAATCTGCGATGGAGCTGAGAAGAGGTAGCTGGTGGTACAGATGCAGGAGATAGAGGTTCTGAAGAGCAGTAGAGGGTTAACGAGCAATGATaatttgaaggattttgatgaattcgGATGGTTTTCAGAGTGTTCTCGCTATCCGGAATCCCTTCAAATAGAATCTTTTTCTATGCTTGCCTCTGTTGTGCCAGAGTGTTGGTGGATGCGTCCATGCatactttgcagccattctcgTGTCTACTGGAGTTAAAGTAGATTGGATTGAACGTCAACAAACATCCTCCATCTGAGCTTTGAATAGCTACAATGTGTTGAATAATGACTAGCAGTGCTATAAATTGGTCGGTGCTGTTCCCTTCCCGTTAGGTAGAGAGGCAACGACTGAATCCTTAGAAATTGAAATCTAGATATCACCTGAAGTACCAAAGCATCACATTTACATAATTGTTGCCTTTACCTAACAGAAATTTCgctcaaatcatcaagtttaACAATTAGATACGATT
This region of Candidozyma auris chromosome 6, complete sequence genomic DNA includes:
- a CDS encoding tRNA 2'-phosphotransferase; the encoded protein is MAPRHVQISKALSYLLRHGAVKENLPIDSRGFVELSAILKHPRIKTHRASAEEIKTIVAENDKKRFTLETREDGKTYICANQGHSLGLVTEENMEPLPYEEMPGNVYHGTFANKLDAIYTRGGLCKMSRNHIHFTSDAEWSHSGIRKSCNVLIYLDLDKCKETGLVFYKSANGVILTRGNDEGIVPVGCFREVKTLRGTLAEEKSAQEQ
- a CDS encoding LYR motif-containing protein, whose protein sequence is MTKAALQAYRAALRATRVAFNGDEKILRASRMKIREGFDKKRTLANQEEVDKAITDLNEVAKFLVKNIVQAEKQEGDRYFLKFHKGTELGDNATIKQNNKKNMGSLAGAKVRRCSDNK